Sequence from the Nocardiopsis sp. YSL2 genome:
GGAGGCCGCGGACACCGGCTCGGGATCGGCCACGACCACGAGAAGGGCCAGGCTCAGCGCCAGGCCGAGCGCCGGGACGATCCTGGTCGGGGCCCGGTGCGCGGAGGTCCTCAGCATGTCAGTCCTGTTCGTGTTCATCGGTCGTCCGTCGTTACCAGGGGGTGGAGCCGCTGCCGGAGGCCCGGTGCCGCTCGACCAGGCGGGTGATGGTCACGGTGCCGTCATCGTCGGTCGTGTAGGTGACCTCGGCCAGCACCGTGCGGTTGCCCGCGTTCGCGTAGCCCGTCAGGGCCTGCGGGCTGGAGGACACCGTCCCGGCGCTGCCGTCGCCGACCTCACCGCTCTGGCTCCCCTGGCAGAAGCTCCACGCGCACAGCACGGTGGCGCCGTCCAGGCGCGCGAACCGGCCCGATCCGCCCGAGGGCTGGAAGGCCACCACGTACTCGCCCGAGGGGCGCGAGCCGCCGGCGCTGACCCCGGCGCCGACGGTGGCCGTCGTGGTGGTCTCCTCGCCGCCGGAACCGTCACCGGAGTCCTCGTCCTCCTCTCCCTCCGAGGCGTCCTCCGAAGGCTCCTCGGAGGGGCTCTCGGACGGTGAGGCGTCCTCGGTGGGCTCCTGGCCGACCGGACCGGGGCGGCGCTGCTCGCCCGCGTCCCCGTCACCGGACGCCTCACCGCCCTCAGCCACGTCGGTGGAGAACCAGGAGGCGATCGGCAGGGCGTCCCAGTTGCGCGCCAGCGCCACGCCGCCGAAGCCCAGACCGGCGATCAGCGCCAGTGCGGCCACACCCGCGCCCGCCAGTGCCAGGATCCGTCCTGCGTTGCGCTCCTTGCGGACCGCGGTGACGGCGAACTCCCGCTCGGGGGCGGCCTGCACGCCCTCCCAGTTGTTGTCGACCAGCGCGCCCGTGACGCCGCCCGCCGCCTCCGCGGAGGTCACCGGGGCGAAGGAGTGCCCGGGGTGGCTCGCGGCGACGACCCCGGTGACGAGCTCCAGAGCGGTGGGCCGCTGTTCCCCCTCCTTGGCGAGCGCGCGCCCGGCCAGGTCGGCCAGCGGGCCGGAGAACCCGTCCATGTCCGCCTCGCCGCTGATCACCCGGTGCGCGATCGCGGCCGGGTCCCCGCCGCCGAAGGGCGGGCGCCCGGTGGCCGCGTACGTGACGAGCGCGCCCCAGGCGAAGATGTCGTCGGAGGTGCTGGGCGGGGCGCCCCGGTAGTGGTCGGGACTGATCCACCCGGGCGAGCCCAGGACCGACCCGGTGCGGGTGAGCGCCGTCTGGTCCACGGCCCGCGCCACACCGAAGTCCAGGACACGCGGTCCGTCGGGTGACAGGACGATGTTGGCGGGTTTGAGGTCGCGGTGCGCGATGCCCGCCTCGTGGATCTGGGCGAGCGCCTCGGCCACACCCGCCGCCAGCCCGATCAGCAGCCGTTCGTCGAGGGCCCCGAACTTGCGCATGTAGGCGCTGAGCGTCATGCCGCGGATCAGCGGGGTAACCAGCCACGGCCGCTCGGCCTCGGTGTCCGCGTTGAGCAGTGGAACGGCGCACGCGCCGCCCACCGTGCGCAGCAGATCGACCTCACGGGCGAACCGGGCCCGGAACTCGGCGTCGGACGCGTACTCGGGGTGGATGAGCTTGACCGCGACCAGCTCGCCCCCGGGGTCCTGGGCGGCGTACACGACGCCCATGCCACCCGAGCCCAGCCGCTTGATCGGCCGGTAGGGGCCGATCCGGGCGGGGTCGGTGGAGGTGAGGTCGGTGGCGGACGCCGGAAGCGTC
This genomic interval carries:
- a CDS encoding serine/threonine-protein kinase → MNPHPSSVTLPASATDLTSTDPARIGPYRPIKRLGSGGMGVVYAAQDPGGELVAVKLIHPEYASDAEFRARFAREVDLLRTVGGACAVPLLNADTEAERPWLVTPLIRGMTLSAYMRKFGALDERLLIGLAAGVAEALAQIHEAGIAHRDLKPANIVLSPDGPRVLDFGVARAVDQTALTRTGSVLGSPGWISPDHYRGAPPSTSDDIFAWGALVTYAATGRPPFGGGDPAAIAHRVISGEADMDGFSGPLADLAGRALAKEGEQRPTALELVTGVVAASHPGHSFAPVTSAEAAGGVTGALVDNNWEGVQAAPEREFAVTAVRKERNAGRILALAGAGVAALALIAGLGFGGVALARNWDALPIASWFSTDVAEGGEASGDGDAGEQRRPGPVGQEPTEDASPSESPSEEPSEDASEGEEDEDSGDGSGGEETTTTATVGAGVSAGGSRPSGEYVVAFQPSGGSGRFARLDGATVLCAWSFCQGSQSGEVGDGSAGTVSSSPQALTGYANAGNRTVLAEVTYTTDDDGTVTITRLVERHRASGSGSTPW